The Parambassis ranga chromosome 14, fParRan2.1, whole genome shotgun sequence genome includes a window with the following:
- the acaca gene encoding acetyl-CoA carboxylase 1 isoform X1 has product MAQQEGAAKKKPSVASLHSRFIVGSVSEENSEDETQGKPDMQLEEKENRSLSPSSGSSDSTYEMGFDHIDGPVHNLSFCDNNRSSMSGLHLVKQGRDRRRIDLQRDFTVASPAEFVTRFGGNKVIEKVLIANNGIAAVKCMRSIRRWAYEMFRNERAIRFVVMVTPEDLKANAEYIKMADHYVPVPGGTNNNNYANVELILDIAKRIPVQAVWAGWGHASENPKLPELLQKNGIAFMGPPSQAMWALGDKIASSIVAQTAGIPTLPWSGSGLSVDWAENNQKKKIINVPHDVYELGCIQDVEDGLKAAEKIGFPVMVKASEGGGGKGIRKVNCADDFPNLFRQVQAEVPGSPIFVMQLAKHARHLEVQILADQYGNAISLFGRDCSVQRRHQKIIEEAPATIATSDVFEDMEKCAVKLAKMVGYVSAGTVEYLYSQDGSFYFLELNPRLQVEHPCTEMVADVNLPAAQLQIAMGIPLHRIKDIRMLYGLQPWGDCPIDFECLSTTPSPRGHVIAARITSENPDEGFKPSSGTVQELNFRSNKNVWGYFSVAAAGGLHEFADSQFGHCFSWGENREEAISNMVVALKELSIRGDFRTTVEYLIKLLETESFQHNSIDTGWLDRLISEKMQAERPDTMLGIVSGALHVADVNLRNSVSNFLHSLERGQVLPAHTLLNTVDVELIYEGTKYVLTVTRQSPNSYVVIMNNSSAEVDVHRLSDGGLLLSYDGSSYTTYMKEEVDRYRITIGNKTCVFEKENDPSLLRSPSAGKLIQYTVEDGGHVFAGQCYAEIEVMKMVMTLTAAESGCIHYVKRAGAALEPGCVIAKLQLDDPSRVQQAELHTGALPSIQAVALRGEKLHRVFHNTLDHLVHIMNGYCLPEPFFSGKLKEWVERLMKTMRDPSLPLLELQDIMTSVSGRIPPAVEKSIKKEMAQYASNITSVLCQFPSQQIANILDSHAATLNKKSEREVFFMNTQSIVQLVQKYRSGIRGHMKAVVMDLLRQYLKVEIQFQNGHYDKCVFALREENKGDMANVLNYIFSHAQVTKKNLLVTMLIDQLCGRDPTLTDELMAILTELTQLSKTTNAKVALRARQVLIASHLPSYELRHNQVESIFLSAIDMYGHQFCIENLQKLILSETSIFDVLPNFFYHSNQVVRMAALEVYVRRAYIAYELNSVQHRQLKDNTCVVEFQFMLPTSHPNRGNIPTLNRKMSAPIPDIVKPMDTKLEEAKPQDLKAQDSESKDDNPEKKNTSDSESVERMSFSSNLNHYGMVHVASVSDVLLDTSFTPPCQRMGAMVSFRSFQEFTKNIKDVLICFSDSPPPSPTFPEGGNPVLYGEEDNKSIQDEPIHILNVAIKTDSDIDDDGLASMFREFTQSKKSMLFEHGIRRLTFLVAQKDFRKQINCEVDQRFHREFPKFFTFRARDKFEEDRIYRHLEPALAFQLELNRMRNFALTAIPCANHKMHLYLGAARVEVGTEVTDYRFFVRAIIRHSDLVTKEASFEYLHNEAERLLLEAMDELEVAFNNTTVRTDCNHIFLNFVPTVIMDPSKVCETKTHTNAQGILLPEFLHLTLLSLQTSKIEESVRSMVMRYGSRLWKLRVLQAELKINIRLTPTGKQIPIRLFLTNESGYYLDISLYKEVTDSRTGQVGPKDRQIMFQAYGDKQGPLHGMLINTPYVTKDLLQSKRFQAQSLGTTYVYDFPEMFRQALKKLWHSTQAYAHLPKCPLPSELLTFTELVLDAQGQLVQMNRLPGGNEIGMVAWRMTLRTPEYPAGREIIVISNDITHKIGSFGPQEDVLFLRASEMARESGIPRLYIAANSGARIGLAEEIRHMFHVAWQDPSDPYKGFKYLYLTPQDYKKVSALNSVHCEHIEDEGESRYKITDIIGKDEGLGVENLKGSGMIAGESSLAYEEIITMNLVTCRAIGIGAYLVRLGQRTIQVDNSHIILTGAGALNKVLGREVYTSNNQLGGIQIMHNNGVTHCTVCDDFEGVFTLLQWLSYMPKCISSPAPILKAKDSIDRTIEFVPTKAPYDPRWMLAGRPSQTPKGSWQSGFFDHGSFMEIMQPWAQSVVVGRARLGGIPTGVVAVETRSVELSIPADPANLDSEAKIIQQAGQVWFPDSAFKTAQAIKDLNREGLPLIVFANWRGFSGGMKDMYDQVLKFGAYIVDGLREYKQPVLVYIPPQAELRGGSWVVIDPTINPRHMEMYADKDSRGGVLEPEGTVEIKFRKKDLVKTMRRVDPVYMGLAERLGTPELSTPDRKELETKLKEREEFLLPIYHQVAVQFADLHDTPGRMQEKGVITDILEWQTSRQFFYWRLRRLLLEDTVKRKIQAANSELTDGQIQAMLRRWFVEAEGAVKAYLWDNNEEVVGWVERQLAEDEGARSVIDENIKYIRRDHILKQIRSLVQANPEVAMDSIVHMTQHISPTQRAEVVRILSTMETSASS; this is encoded by the exons ATGGCACAGCAGGAAGGTGCTGCCAAGAAGAAGCCCTCCGTGGCATCGCTGCACTCCCGCTTCATTGTGGGATCGGTGTCGGAAGAGAACTCGGAGGATGAAACTCAAGGGAAGCCGGACATGCAGCTGGAGGAAAAGGAGAATCGTTCCTTGTCACCATCTTCTGGTAGCTCTGACAGCACCTATGAAATGGGTTTTGACCACATTGATGGCCCCGTCCACAATTTAAG TTTTTGTGATAACAACAGATCAAGCATGTCAGGGCTGCATTTGGTGAAACAAGGCAGAGATCGCAGGCGCATTGATTTACAGAGGGATTTCACTGTGGCTTCTCCTGCTGAATTTGTCACCCGCTTCGGTGGAAACAAGGTCATTGAGAAG GTGCTTATCGCTAACAATGGCATTGCTGCGGTTAAATGCATGCGCTCCATCCGCCGCTGGGCGTATGAGATGTTCCGTAATGAAAGGGCAATCCgttttgttgtcatggtgacccCAGAAGATCTAAAGGCCAATGCAG aGTATATCAAAATGGCAGATCATTATGTCCCTGTGCCAGGAGGGACAAATAACAACAACTATGCCAACGTAGAACTCATTCTGGACATTGCTAAACGAATACCTGTTCAG GCAGTGTGGGCTGGATGGGGTCATGCCTCAGAGAACCCCAAACTCCCAGAGCTTCTTCAAAAGAATGGCATTGCTTTCATGG GTCCCCCAAGTCAAGCCATGTGGGCTCTAGGCGACAAGATTGCTTCATCAATTGTGGCTCAGACAGCTGGCATTCCAACCCTGCCTTGGAGTGGATCAG GTCTGTCAGTGGATTGGGCCGAGAACAATCAGAAGAAAAAGATCATTAACGTTCCTCATGATGTGTATGAACTCGGCTGCATCCAGGATGTAGAAGATGGTTTGAAA GCTGCAGAGAAAATCGGCTTCCCTGTAATGGTGAAGGCTTCAGAAGGTGGTGGAGGGAAAGGGATCCGTAAAGTCAACTGTGCGGATGACTTCCCAAACCTTTTCAGACAG GTCCAGGCAGAGGTTCCAGGGTCACCCATTTTCGTCATGCAACTCGCCAAGCATGCCCGCCACTTGGAGGTCCAGATTTTGGCTGATCAATACGGCAATGCCATTTCCCTGTTCGGCAGAGACTGCTCGGTGCAGCGACGTCACCAGAAGATTATAGAGGAGGCTCCTGCTACTATTGCTACTTCTGATGTGTTTGAGGACATGGAAAAG tgTGCAGTGAAGCTGGCTAAGATGGTGGGCTACGTCAGCGCGGGTACGGTGGAGTACCTCTACAGCCAGGATGGAAGCTTCTACTTCCTGGAGCTCAACCCTCGTCTGCAGGTGGAACATCCCTGCACAGAGATGGTGGCTGATGTCAACCTGCCTGCTGCTCAACTGCAG ATTGCTATGGGTATTCCTCTTCACCGGATCAAAGACATCAGGATGCTTTATGGGCTCCAGCCTTGGGGTGACTGTCCAATAGACTTTGAGTGTCTGTCAACTACCCCCTCCCCACGAGGCCATGTCATTGCAGCACGTATCACCAGTGAAAATCCTGATGAG GGTTTCAAACCAAGCTCAGGAACTGTGCAAGAGCTGAATTTCCGCAGCAATAAAAATGTGTGGGGCTACTTCAGtgttgcagcagctggaggtctGCATGAGTTTGCTGATTCCCAGTTTGGACACTGCTTCTCTTGGGGAGAGAATCGTGAAGAGGCCATCTC CAACATGGTGGTTGCTCTGAAGGAGCTGTCTATCAGGGGAGACTTCAGGACTACAGTGGAATACCTCATCAAGCTGCTGGAAACAGAAAGCTTTCAGCACAACAGCATTGACACAGGATGGCTGGATAGGCTTATCTCAGAGAAGATGCAG GCAGAGCGTCCTGATACAATGCTGGGAATTGTTAGCGGCGCACTGCATGTAGCAGATGTCAATCTCAGGAACAGTGTTTCCAATTTTCTGCATTCCCTTGAAAG GGGCCAAGTGctcccagcacacacactacTCAACACTGTGGATGTGGAGCTAATCTATGAAGGTACCAAGTACGTCCTCACAGTGACACGTCAGTCTCCCAACTCTTACGTAGTCATCATGAACAACTCTTCTGCTGAGGTGGACGTCCATCGGCTAAGCGATGGAGGTCTTTTGTTGTCTTATGATGGAAGCAGCTATACTACCTACATGAAGGAAGAGGTGGATCG GTATCGCATCACAATTGGGAACAAGACGTGTGTTTTTGAAAAGGAAAATGATCCTTCGCTGCTGCGCTCTCCTTCAGCAGGAAAGCTCATTCAGTACACAGTTGAGGATGGCGGGCATGTGTTTGCTGGCCAGTGCTACGCTGAAATAGAG GTGATGAAGATGGTAATGACGCTGACGGCTGCAGAGTCTGGTTGTATTCACTATGTGAAGAGGGCTGGAGCAGCATTGGAGCCTGGCTGCGTCATTGCCAAACTGCAACTGGATGACCCAAGCAGAGTGCAACAG gCTGAGCTGCACACAGGGGCCCTGCCTTCTATCCAGGCTGTTGCTCTGAGAGGTGAGAAGCTACATAGGGTCTTCCATAACACACTGGATCATCTTGTCCACATAATGAATGGTTACTGCCTCCCTGAGCCTTTCTTCAGTGGAAAG TTGAAAGAGTGGGTGGAAAGGCTGATGAAAACTATGCGTGATCCCTCTTTGCCACTGTTGGAACTTCAAGACATCATGACCAGTGTGTCTGGTCGCATCCCTCCTGCTGTGGAGAAATCCATTAAGAAGGAGATGGCTCAGTATGCCAGCAACATTACTTCAGTGCTCTGCCAGTTCCCCAGCCAACAG ATTGCAAACATCCTGGACAGTCACGCTGCTACTCTCAACAAGAAGTCAGAGAGAGAAGTATTCTTCATGAACACACAAAGCATCGTTCAGCTGGTGCAGAA GTACCGCAGCGGCATCCGAGGTCACATGAAGGCAGTGGTGATGGACTTGCTTAGACAGTACCTGAAAGTAGAGATTCAGTTCCAGAATG GTCACTatgacaagtgtgtgtttgcattgcgAGAAGAAAACAAAGGTGACATGGCCAATGTGCTCAACTATATCTTCTCCCATGCTCAAGTCACTAAGAAAAATCTGCTGGTTACTATGCTGATT GATCAGCTGTGTGGCCGTGATCCAACATTGACAGATGAACTCATGGCCATTTTGACTGAACTCACTCAGCTTAGCAAGACTACCAATGCCAAGGTGGCACTGCGTGCGCGTCAG gtgTTGATAGCGTCTCACCTTCCCTCATATGAGCTACGACACAACCAGGTCGAGtccatcttcctctctgccatcgaCATGTATGGGCATCAGTTCTGCATTGAGAACCTGCAG aaacTGATCCTATCAGAGACCTCCATCTTTGATGTTCTGCCCAACTTCTTCTATCACAGTAACCAAGTAGTCAGGATGGCTGCCCTTGAG GTGTACGTCCGCAGAGCATACATTGCCTACGAGCTGAACAGTGTTCAGCATCGACAGCTGAAGGACAACACGTGTGTGGTAGAGTTCCAATTCATGCTTCCCACCTCACATCCCAACAG AGGGAACATCCCCACTCTAAACAG GAAAATGTCTGCCCCTATCCCTGACATTGTAAAACCCATGGACACTAAATTAGAGGAAGCTAAACCCCAGGACCTTAAAGCACAGGATAGTGAATCTAAGGATGATAATCCTGAGAAGAAAAATACATCAGATTCGGAATCTGTGGAAAG gatgtcATTCTCATCCAACCTGAATCACTATGGCATGGTACATGTGGCCAGCGTAAGCGATGTCCTCCTTGACACATCTTTTACACCACCCTGTCAGCGTATGGGAGCCATGGTCTCCTTCCGCTCCTTCCAGGAGTTCACAAA gaaCATAAAAGACGTGTTGATCTGCTTCTCGGACTCTCCTCCCCCAAGCCCGACCTTCCCAGAGGGAGGCAACCCTGTCTTGTATGGTGAAGAGGACAACAAG AGTATTCAGGATGAGCCTATCCATATCTTGAATGTGGCTATAAAGACTGACAGCGACATTGACGATGACGGCCTGGCATCCATGTTCCGGGAGTTCACTCAGTCGAAG aAGTCCATGCTGTTCGAACACGGAATCCGAAGGCTGACTTTCCTTGTGGCTCAGAAG GATTTCAGGAAGCAAATCAACTGTGAGGTGGACCAAAGGTTTCAT AGGGAATTCCCCAAATTTTTCACATTCCGTGCCAGAGACAAG TTTGAGGAGGACAGGATCTATCGACACCTGGAGCCAGCTTTAGCATTCCAGCTGGAGCTTAACCGCATGCGCAACTTTGCTCTAACTGCTATCCCATGCGCCAATCACAAGATGCACCTGTACCTGGGTGCAGCCCGGGTGGAGGTGGGCACAGAGGTCACAGACTACAGGTTCTTTGTTCGAGCCATTATCCGCCACTCTGATCTGGTCACAAAG GAGGCCTCCTTTGAATACCTTCACAATGAAGCAGAACGTCTGCTGCTGGAAGCCATGGATGAACTGGAAGTGGCGTTCAACAACACAACCGTACGGACTGACTGCAATCACATCTTCCTCAATTTTGTTCCTACAGTCATCATGGACCCATCAAAGGTttgtgaaacaaaaacacatacaaatgcaCAAGGCATATTATTACCAGAGTTTTTGCATCTTACTCTTCTTTCTCTACAAACTTCCAAGATTGAGGAGTCTGTGCGCTCCATGGTGATGCGATACGGCAGCCGTCTATGGAAGCTGCGTGTCCTGCAGGCCGAGCTGAAAATTAACATCCGCCTGACTCCAACAGGGAAACAGATTCCCATCCGCCTCTTCTTAACTAATGAATCTGGTTACTACCTGGACATCAGCCTGTACAAGGAGGTCACTGACTCCCGTACAGGACAGGTGGGGCCCAAAGATCGTCAG attatgTTTCAAGCATATGGAGACAAGCAAGGCCCCTTGCATGGCATGCTCATCAATACACCTTATGTCACCAAGGACCTGTTGCAGTCGAAGCGCTTTCAGGCACAATCACTGGGCACCACGTATGTCTACGACTTCCCAGAAATGTTCAGACAG GCCTTGAAGAAGTTGTGGCATTCTACCCAAGCCTATGCTCACTTGCCTAAATGCCCTCTTCCCTCTGAGCTGCTCACTTTCACTGAGCTGGTTCTTGATGCTCAAGGTCAGCTGGTGCAGATGAATCGACTGCCAGGAGGCAACGAG ATTGGAATGGTGGCATGGAGGATGACCCTGCGAACGCCAGAGTATCCTGCAGGCCGTGAGATCATTGTCATAAGCAACGACATCACACACAAGATCGGCTCATTCGGGCCCCAGGAAGACGTGTTGTTCCTGCGAGCCTCAGAGATGGCACGAGAGAGCGGCATCCCCCGACTCTACATCGCAGCAAACAGTGGTGCCCGCATTGGCCTGGCAGAGGAAATCAGACACATGTTCCATGTGGCATGGCAAGATCCATCTGACCCATACAAG GGTTTCAAGTACCTCTACCTTACACCTCAAGATTACAAGAAGGTTTCAGCTCTAAACTCTGTGCATTGTGAACACatagaggatgaaggagaatcCAG GTACAAGATCACTGACATTATAGGAAAAGATGAAGGGCTGGGTGTGGAGAATCTGAAAGGGTCTGGAATGATTGCTGGGGAATCCTCTCTGGCCTATGAGGAGATCATCACCATGAATCTG GTTACATGTCGAGCCATTGGTATTGGGGCTTATCTGGTGAGGCTTGGACAAAGAACCATCCAAGTGGACAACTCTCACATCATCCTCACTGGAGCTGGAGCCCTCAATAAG GTGCTGGGAAGAGAAGTGTACACATCAAACAACCAACTGGGTGGAATTCAGATCATGCACAACAATGGCGTGACCCACTGCACAGTTTGCGATGACTTTGAGGGAGTCTTCACACTTTTGCAGTGGCTGTCCTACATGCCCAAG tgtatatCTAGTCCTGCGCCCATCCTCAAAGCCAAGGACTCCATTGATCGGACAATAGAGTTTGTGCCTACCAAGGCTCCCTATGACCCTCGCTGGATGTTAGCAGGACGTCCAAGCCAGA CTCCAAAGGGCTCCTGGCAGAGTGGTTTCTTTGACCATGGCTCCTTCATGGAGATCATGCAGCCATGGGCACAGAGTGTGGTGGTAGGCAGAGCcag ACTGGGTGGGATACCTACAGGAGTGGTTGCTGTGGAAACCAGGTCAGTGGAGCTGTCAATCCCAGCCGATCCAGCCAATTTAGACTCAGAAGCAAAG ATCATCCAGCAGGCAGGGCAGGTGTGGTTCCCAGATTCAGCTTTCAAAACTGCCCAGGCTATTAAGGACCTGAACCGAGAGGGCTTACCTCTCATAGTGTTTGCCAACTGGAGGGGCTTTTCTGGTGGAATGAAAG ATATGTACGACCAGGTGCTGAAGTTTGGGGCCTACATTGTGGATGGTCTCAGGGAGTACAAGCAGCCTGTTCTGGTTTATATCCCTCCTCAGGCTGAGCTGAGAGGAGGCTCATGGGTGGTTATAGATCCCACCATCAACCCCCGTCACATGGAGATGTACGCCGACAAAGACAGCCG AGGTGGAGTGTTGGAGCCTGAAGGAACAGTGGAGATCAAATTTAGGAAGAAGGACCTGGTGAAGACCATGAGAAGAGTAGATCCGGTTTACATGGGCCTGGCTGAAAGACTTG GAACCCCAGAGCTCAGCACCCCTGATCGAAAAGAGCTGGAAACCAAGCTTAAGGAGCGCGAGGAGTTTCTGTTGCCCATCTACCATCAGGTGGCCGTGCAGTTTGCAGACCTCCATGACACGCCGGGTCGCATGCAAGAAAAAGGCGTTATCACG